Below is a window of Nitrospira sp. DNA.
TACTACTGTCACATCCCACCCTAACCTGGCCAAATGCCTTGCCATGTTCCCCGTACGAACAGCACCAACCGCCTGCAGTGGCGGGAATGGATATGCAAGGAAGAGCAGCTTTGGTCTATTGGTAAACTGCCTCGTGCTTCCCTCTAGACCAGTCCGCTCCAACGAGTGACCACCGATCATCTCTGGATATTTCCTCGTGTAATACCAAAACCTGAAACGCGGTTGCCACCCCACATCTTCGGCGCAAATCCGAAGCGGCATCGAAGATCAAAATAGATGCATGCTGGAGAAATGTAGGAAGATTTCAGGATCGGGAATTAGGTTTCTTGCGTAAGTCCCCGATATAATCCTTCCAATTTCTTATTCAAGGAGTTTGTATCAAACTTTTGCTCCACCTGCCTCCTTCCCGCCTGACCCATCTCCTTACAAATTTCAGAATGGCTTATTAGATATGCAAGCGCATCCGCAAGAGAAGCCGCATCCCTCTCCGGCACCAACAAACCCGACACGCCATGGGTAACCAGTTCTGGTATCCCGCTGTGAAACGTACTGATCACGGGTAATCCCGAAGCCATCGCCTCTTTTATGGCATTCGGGATTCCTTCCTGGTCACCACCCTCAGCAGTTAGACTCGGAGCAACCAACACATGCGATTCATCTAATAACATCTTAACTTCTTCATGGGTTTTCCAACCAAGTAATTTGACCTGTCGCTCGACACCCATGCCCTCTATCAACTGCTGCAAATTCTCGCGAAGCACTCCATCGCCGACGACCATATATTGTATCTTTTCCCCTTTTGAAAGAAGGCGTGACACAGCCTCAATAGCAAAAGCCACCCCCTTTTTTTCAATTAACCTCGCAATCGTCAGGACTCTTAACGGCTCACCGAGTATTCGCTGTCTTGGGAAATATTCAAATTTTGAACAATCTAAACCGGAATAGTGAACCACGATCTTCTTTTCGTCACAGCCCTCGTAAATCAACCGTTCCTTGAGAAATTGGCATACTGG
It encodes the following:
- a CDS encoding glycosyltransferase, producing MKIAFLVNQFPSVAETFVLNQIVGLIDLGHDVHIFADMSVRNVRSHDNYEKYGLSRRTRYYGIPENKILRIIKAISLIIKYAPNNYHVIFKSLDIFSYGKPALSLNLLFMSVALLEKGPFDIIHSQFGTLGLFAVSLNQILPSKCKLVTSIRGYDITVFLKKHPGIYHELFRQGDLFLPVCQFLKERLIYEGCDEKKIVVHYSGLDCSKFEYFPRQRILGEPLRVLTIARLIEKKGVAFAIEAVSRLLSKGEKIQYMVVGDGVLRENLQQLIEGMGVERQVKLLGWKTHEEVKMLLDESHVLVAPSLTAEGGDQEGIPNAIKEAMASGLPVISTFHSGIPELVTHGVSGLLVPERDAASLADALAYLISHSEICKEMGQAGRRQVEQKFDTNSLNKKLEGLYRGLTQET